The Marivirga tractuosa DSM 4126 genome contains the following window.
CTCTACTTCCAACTTTTTGGCATCAATTGGCACTACACCTAATTCTTCGCATACAATTCCTCCTCCTAAATTTGATAATGTGGCTACAAAATCTGCCTTTAAATTCAAGGCCATGCAAAGAGCTGCAATGCTAATTACTGTATCGCCCGCTCCCGAAACATCCGAAATACTTCTTTTGTAAGCCGGAATCAAAAAATCCTCTTGTTCGGATTGTATATAAACTCCTTTTTCCGATAAAGTAGTCATCACCATTTTGCATGATAGGCGTTCTCGAAGTAATTGAGTTTGTGATTTTAACACTTCCTGATTTGAATGCTCAAAATTCACATTCATCCCCTCTTTCAGTTCTTTCAGATTAGGTTTAAATAAATCCACTCCTTTGTAATAAAAGAAGTTATTTTTCTTAGGATCTACCACTACTGGTTTACCTAACTCCTGAGCTCTTTCAACAGTATCTTGAATAATTTGAGCATTGATGGTGCCTTTATCGTAATCCTCAAAAACCACTACATCCACTTCTGGTATCAGCTCCAAAATTTTTTGCGATAGTAAATTTTCTTCTGAAGAGTTTAGGGGCTCAAGGCTTTCCGAATCAACCCTTAAAAGATGTTGAGAACCGGACAAAACCCGCTCTTTAATGGTGGTTATTCTGTCTTTACTTCGAATAATCCCTTTAGCTGTAATATTTCTTTTCTTTAGTAAATCTTCAAAAATATTGGCTTCCTCATCATCTCCTAAAACAGCGCATAAAATGGGTTCTGCACCTAATGATTGAAGATTTAGGGCAACATTGGCCGCCCCACCCATTCTTTTTTCACGGTTTTTCACATTTACGACTGGCACGGGTGCTTCAGGAGAAATCCTGGAAACAGTGCCCCAGATATAAGCATCAATCATCACATCACCAATGACTAATACTTTTAGTTTTTGAAATGCTTTAAAAAGGTCAGGAATATTTTGAACAGGCATATTATTTTAATTCTGCCAATACTTTTTTCAATCGAGCCATTGCTTCTTTCAATTCATCATCGGAAGCCGCATAAGAAATCCTTATACAATTAGGCGCACCAAAGGCTGTTCCCGTCACCACTGAAACATTGGCTTTCTTCAGAATGTAAATTGCCAATTCATCAGCATTTTTCACTTTAGTTTCTCCATCAGATTTTCCAAAGAAATTGCTGATATCAGGGAAAATATAAAAAGCTCCTTTTGGCACATTAGTCACCACCCCTGGCATTTCTTTCAATAAATCGAGCATCATATCCCTGCGCTTATGGTATGTTTTGGTCATATCCATCGTTGGCTTTAAATCTTCTGTAATGGCAGCCAAGGCCGCTCTTTGTGCAATAGAAGAATTACCTGAAGTAATTTGCCCTTGAATTTTAGTGGCCGCTTTTGCTATTGGCAATGGAGCAGAAATATAACCTACTCTCCAGCCTGTCATGGCAAATCCTTTGGAGAAACCATTTATGGTAATGGTTCTCTCTGCCATTCCTGGTAAAGATGCCATACTCACATGACCTTCATTTCCGAAGTTGATGTGCTCATAAATTTCATCAGACATTACAACTATATTGTCATATTGCCTTAAAACCATTGCCAATTTCTCTAATTCTTCTTTGGAGAATACGCTTCCTGTAGGGTTGCATGGAGAAGAATAAAGTACAGCTTTTGTATTATCGGTAATAGCATCTTTTAATTGCTCTGCAGTGGGCTTGAAATCGTTTTCCAAAGTCCCTGTTACATAAACAGGTGTTGCCCCCGCTAGCTTAACTAACTCAGTGTAACTCACCCAAAATGGTGCAAATACAATAACCTCATCCCCTGGGTTTAATAGAGACAACATTAAATTGGCTATGGATTGTTTAGCACCATTTGATACTACTATTTGGTCGGGAGAACTTGGAATTCCATTTTCCTTTTCCAATTTATTAGCAATCGCTTCACGTAAATCTTGATAACCTGAAACAGGTGGATATGCAAAATATTTCTCGCTATCAATTGCCTTTTTAGCTGCTTCTTGAATATGCTTAGGCGTTTTAAAGTCAGGTTCTCCCAAACTCAAACTAATAATATCAATCCCTTGAGATTTTAATTCTCTCGCTTTAGCCGCCATCGCTAAAGTTGCAGATTCAGACATATTCTTGATGCGATCGCTTATTGGATAGTTCATAATGTATATGTTATTACTTTATTGCATGAAATTCAGAGGTAAATTGGATAACAGGCTAATTTCACCACCAATTTCATTGATTTTTTAATTCAGCGCTAAAATTAAGTAATTAGCTATTGATGTGCTAATTTTTCAATTGACAAATCATTAGATCAATTGACAATTAATGCTTACTAACTACGAGCTGGGAAGCTAGTACCAGCTCGGGTACTATAAGGTCGTTCCTACGGAACTTAAGGGAGTACATTGATTAGAGTTACCATAAGTCCGTCCCGCTGGGACATGTAAAAGCACCCTGAAGTTTTAGTTTAATAATATGAAATCAGATGTTTAGCAACGTAATATTCATTTCACAATTGTATATAGTCTTGAGAGCCACAGTATTTCAGGCT
Protein-coding sequences here:
- a CDS encoding pyridoxal phosphate-dependent aminotransferase, encoding MNYPISDRIKNMSESATLAMAAKARELKSQGIDIISLSLGEPDFKTPKHIQEAAKKAIDSEKYFAYPPVSGYQDLREAIANKLEKENGIPSSPDQIVVSNGAKQSIANLMLSLLNPGDEVIVFAPFWVSYTELVKLAGATPVYVTGTLENDFKPTAEQLKDAITDNTKAVLYSSPCNPTGSVFSKEELEKLAMVLRQYDNIVVMSDEIYEHINFGNEGHVSMASLPGMAERTITINGFSKGFAMTGWRVGYISAPLPIAKAATKIQGQITSGNSSIAQRAALAAITEDLKPTMDMTKTYHKRRDMMLDLLKEMPGVVTNVPKGAFYIFPDISNFFGKSDGETKVKNADELAIYILKKANVSVVTGTAFGAPNCIRISYAASDDELKEAMARLKKVLAELK
- a CDS encoding bifunctional heptose 7-phosphate kinase/heptose 1-phosphate adenyltransferase, translated to MPVQNIPDLFKAFQKLKVLVIGDVMIDAYIWGTVSRISPEAPVPVVNVKNREKRMGGAANVALNLQSLGAEPILCAVLGDDEEANIFEDLLKKRNITAKGIIRSKDRITTIKERVLSGSQHLLRVDSESLEPLNSSEENLLSQKILELIPEVDVVVFEDYDKGTINAQIIQDTVERAQELGKPVVVDPKKNNFFYYKGVDLFKPNLKELKEGMNVNFEHSNQEVLKSQTQLLRERLSCKMVMTTLSEKGVYIQSEQEDFLIPAYKRSISDVSGAGDTVISIAALCMALNLKADFVATLSNLGGGIVCEELGVVPIDAKKLEVEAIKHNLQL